A window of Panicum virgatum strain AP13 chromosome 8K, P.virgatum_v5, whole genome shotgun sequence contains these coding sequences:
- the LOC120645492 gene encoding serpin-Z2A-like — protein sequence MGINSAFVAGEADLSGMAMCDGDEAGTPLHVGNVRHNAVLEVNEEGAMAVVATGSYMLCGASAVMADQPEMVDFVSDHPFVFFVIEEVSRAILFVGRDLDPSV from the coding sequence ATGGGGATCAATTCGGCTTTTGTTGCCGGCGAAGCTGACCTGTCTGGCATGGCCATGTGCGATGGCGACGAAGCCGGCACGCCACTACACGTGGGGAACGTGCGCCACAATGCGGTGCTCGAGGTGAATGAGGAAGGTGCCATGGCGGTGGTCGCCACCGGTAGCTATATGCTCTGCGGGGCTAGTGCGGTAATGGCGGATCAGCCAGAGATGGTGGACTTCGTCTCTGACCACCCGTTCGTGTTCTTTGTCATTGAGGAGGTGTCGCGAGCAATCCTCTTTGTTGGCCGCGACCTCGACCCTTCAGTGTAA